In Caloramator sp. E03, the sequence ATGCGGAAAAGGTTGTTTTAACTGGAAATAAGCTTGAGGATAAATTATACAGACATCACTCACTTTATCCAGGTGGATTAAAGGAAACTCCATACAAAAAGCTATTACAGACTAAACCAGAACTTGCAATTGAAGAAGCAGTTAGAAGAATGCTTCCAAAGGGACCACTCGGAAGAAAGATGTTTAAAAAACTTAAAGTTTACAGAGGACCTGTGCACAATCATGAAGCCCAGAAGCCAGAAGTTCTCGAGCTTAAGTATTAATTTGGCCTGAAGGGAGGATATGGTGATGGAAAGAGTTCAATACTATGGAACAGGTAGAAGAAAGACTTCTATAGCAAGAGTTAGACTTGTACCTGGCGAAGGA encodes:
- the rplM gene encoding 50S ribosomal protein L13, translating into MKTYMAKAEDVKRKWYVVDAEGKTLGRMASQIAAILRGKHKPTYTPNVDTGDFVIVINAEKVVLTGNKLEDKLYRHHSLYPGGLKETPYKKLLQTKPELAIEEAVRRMLPKGPLGRKMFKKLKVYRGPVHNHEAQKPEVLELKY